One window of the Salvia miltiorrhiza cultivar Shanhuang (shh) chromosome 6, IMPLAD_Smil_shh, whole genome shotgun sequence genome contains the following:
- the LOC130988282 gene encoding uncharacterized protein LOC130988282, whose translation MNISGANLRETTQSIVLRSTEEKDGIRADSDFARIEELIKGNTFTREEITHLMEILNSRVNKEEEQKSSSNSQGDAQLIPWRPEILKTPSEGRQEYKERTVIGYSCEKSDVPGVSASPIDIARAYMARRTTEEGQDLHNSISKGERAQPTNEFARKPLLFPSPSPKPSICWPGSVVHTRHGYTTPQSQRGRSRLQDFPRTPYSRTIFSKPKTKMQVDSQYANTSTPFRQPQASPYEQVKSRGVTVDAYGSVGPIRHIRNKFASEVRPRGSIFLSSPKEIPPKAPPTQELGGFLPSAEMDIVPAETGGVSKYLSGDNVSRPSDRGTSSTNLSASQAARKALEFLDRNNPTPKQKEAELKLVTAWGSSPDATDVSNVENRSSAHEDPASHKNTDILGPNFPVEVNKSSNKFKFLGNSHAKGVNEARDEATGIAKASSSIFTGSSNSTPGADAMPVFGLKRTSGPQAQNWNKNALATTNHRQTETGSQFSLPPLSNGQDAKTTTEAEPLKNHGTKPSLASIFTNRAPLRAASLDNGLGFTFPVSASAGVLSEPPTPSIVPSSSASVTTQPSGMPSIPSYSFGTNKSAPSVVFSFPSTSSASNHDDSDLKFSFGSDNKTRLCFSSFGEDSICY comes from the exons ATGAATATTTCCGGCGCTAATTTGCGCGAAACCACTCAG TCTATAGTGCTCAGATCTACTGAAGAAAAGGATGGAATTCGGGCTGATTCCGATTTTGCCAGAATCGAGGAGTTGATTAAAGGCAACACTTTTACTAG GGAGGAAATCACTCATTTGATGGAGATATTAAATTCAAGGGTGAACAAGGAGGAGGAGCAAAAATCAAGCAGTAATTCTCAAGGAGATGCTCAACTGATTCCATGGAGGCCTGAGATACTTAAAACACCTTCTGAAGGGAGACAGGAATATAAGGAGAGAACTGTGATTGGTTATTCTTGTGAAAAGTCAGAT GTTCCTGGTGTTAGTGCTTCCCCAATTGATATTGCTCGTGCATACATGGCTCGTCGTACCACTGAAGAAGGCCAAGATCTTCATAATTCCATTTCTAAAGGTGAAAGAGCTCAACCAACCAATGAGTTTGCAAGAAAGCCGCTACTTTTTCCATCACCTTCACCTAAACCATCCATATGTTGGCCTGGGTCTGTGGTGCACACTCGTCATGGTTATACTACACCCCAGAGTCAGAGGGGGAGGAGTAGGCTTCAAGATTTTCCTAGAACCCCCTATTCTAGAACCATATTTTCAAAGCCCAAAACCAAG ATGCAAGTTGATAGTCAGTATGCAAACACATCAACTCCCTTTCGACAACCTCAGGCATCCCCCTATGAGCAG GTGAAATCGAGGGGTGTGACGGTTGATGCCTATGGTTCTGTGGGCCCTATTCGGCATATCAGGAATAAATTTGCTTCTGAAGTCCGTCCACGAGGATCTATTTTCCTGAGTTCGCCTAAAGAAATTCCTCCTAAAGCGCCACCAACCCAAGAACTTGGAGGTTTCTTACCTAGTGCAGAAATGGATATTGTACCAGCTGAAACTGGTGGTGTATCTAAATACTTGTCAGGGGATAATGTGTCACGTCCCTCTGATAGAGGTACATCAAGCACAAATTTATCTGCTAGTCAGGCAGCTAGGAAAGCACTAGAATTCCTCGATAGAAACAATCCCACCCCTAAACAGAAAGAAGCCGAATTGAAGTTGGTGACTGCATGGGGATCTTCTCCTGACGCCACTGATGTCAGTAACGTAGAAAATAGAAGCTCAGCGCATGAAGACCCTGCTTCTCACAAGAACACTGATATATTGGGCCCAAACTTCCCTGTGGAAGTTAACAAAAGTAGCAACAAGTTCAAATTTTTAGGAAATTCTCATGCCAAAGGAGTGAATGAAGCAAGAGACGAAGCCACAGGAATCGCTAAAGCTTCTAGCTCAATTTTTACTGGCTCTTCGAACAGCACACCTGGTGCTGATGCAATGCCTGTTTTCGGTCTTAAAAGAACTTCTGGTCCTCAGGCCCAAAATTGGAATAAG AATGCTCTTGCCACAACTAATCATAGACAGACTGAGACAGGTTCACAGTTTTCTCTTCCTCCTCTAAGTAATGGACAGGATGCAAAGACAACAACTGAAGCAGAGCCTTTAAAGAATCACGGGACAAAACCTTCATTGGCGTCAATTTTTACCAACAGGGCTCCATTACGTGCAGCTTCCTTGGACAATGGACTGGGGTTCACTTTCCCTGTTTCTGCCTCTGCAGGTGTGCTCTCAGAACCGCCAACACCTTCTATCGTCCCATCTTCTTCAGCAAGTGTGACGACCCAACCAAGCGGTATGCCTAGTATTCCTTCCTACAGTTTTGGCACTAATAAGTCAGCACCAAGCGTTGTTTTCTCCTTTCCGTCGACAAGCAGTGCTTCAAACCATGATGATTCTGATCTTAAATTTAGTTTTGGATCAGATAACAAGACTAGGTTGTGTTTTAGCTCTTTTGGAGAAGATTCCATTTGCTATTAA
- the LOC130988285 gene encoding uncharacterized protein LOC130988285, producing MLLRSSSTPMLKSWVPQSTPETEFCVQMATKSLPTSCSISFDHHPINKIATNLTQSHLMHHRFLVPLEDGEEDVEEMGCTPAVVGGSGGGVSGGGDGDGDGDEGGCWDSNDTSMDVYYKCMIEADPINSMLLTNYARFLKEIRGDFVKAEVYCGRAILANPSSGNALSLYGDLIWHKYEDANRAHVYFDRAVKAEPDNGYVMASYARFLWDAEDEIEDQQ from the exons atgcTTTTGAGAAGCTCTTCAACACCTATGCTGAAGTCATGGGTTCCCCAGTCCACTCCCGAAACAGAATTCTGTGTGCAAATGGCTACCAAATCACTACCAACATCCTGTTCCATTTCATTCGACCACCATCCTATCAACAAAATCGCCACAAATCTAACCCAATCTCATCTCATGCATCATAGATTTCTTGTTCCGCTTGAGGATGGAGAAGAAGACGTAGAAGAAATGGGCTGCACGCCGGCGGTGGTTGGCGGCAGCGGCGGAGGCGTAAGTGGCGGcggagatggagatggagacGGAGATGAGGGCGGCTGTTGGGACTCAAATGACACTAGTATGGATGTGTATTATAAGTGCATGATTGAGGCCGACCCCATAAATTCCATGCTTTTAACCAACTATGCTAGATTTTTGAAAGAG aTTCGTGGAGACTTTGTGAAGGCAGAAGTGTATTGTGGAAGGGCAATATTGGCAAATCCAAGTAGTGGAAATGCTTTGTCACTATATGGTGATCTAATATGGCACAAATATGAAGATGCAAACCGCGCTCACGTCTATTTTGATCGTGCCGTCAAAGCCGAACCGGACAACGG CTATGTCATGGCTTCATATGCTCGATTTCTTTGGGACGCTGAGGATGAAATTGAAGACCAACAATAA
- the LOC130988284 gene encoding equilibrative nucleotide transporter 8, whose product MEGKMSHDKFKVAYILHFFLGAGNLLPWNALITAVDYFGSIYPGRHVERVFSVVYMGSSLLLLVLLLNCPKSLSLSVRLRLNLGFSMFLVSLMATPLMNWTCPQMSTTTSYYVVVLTVMICGFADGLIGGTLIGAAGKLPKHYMQAVFAGTASSGVLISILRVITKASLPPTPQGLKTSAEFYFVVGSAALILCIIICNLLYKLPVMQHHYTNFRQMLPVNSCSKLRLRQTFKKIRFPAFGVLMIYTVTLSIFPGFLAENIKSQVLKDWYPIALIATYNLSDFVGKAATAVYVMEGIEAATWWCVARLALYPLFVGCFRGPEWLRTEAPVVVLTLMLGFSNGYLTSVLMILAPKAVPEAEAEVAAIVMAVMLAVGLVAGSVIGWFWVI is encoded by the exons ATGGAGGGCAAGATGAGCCATGACAAATTCAAGGTAGCATATATTCTCCATTTCTTTCTGGGAGCTGGGAATTTGCTGCCGTGGAACGCGTTGATCACCGCGGTGGACTACTTCGGCTCCATCTACCCGGGCCGCCACGTGGAGAGGGTCTTCTCCGTCGTGTACATGGGCTCGTCGTTGCTACTTCTTGTCCTCCTCTTGAACTGCCCCAAGAGTTTGAGTTTGAGTGTGAGGTTGAGATTGAACTTGGGGTTTTCTATGTTTCTTGTGTCATTAATGGCTACTCCTCTAATGAATTGGACATGCCCCCAAATGAGTACAACAACCTCTTACTATGTGGTGGTTCTCACAGTTATGATATGTGGGTTTGCTGATGGATTGATTGGAGGTACCCTTATTGGAGCCGCTGGGAAGCTCCCCAAACACTACATGCAGGCTGTTTTCGCCGGCACCGCCTCCTCTG GTGTATTGATTAGCATATTGAGGGTGATAACAAAAGCATCACTCCCTCCAACACCACAAGGCCTAAAAACGAGTGCTGAATTCTACTTCGTCGTGGGCTCTGCAGCCCTAATTTTATGCATCATCATCTGCAATCTGCTCTACAAGCTGCCGGTAATGCAGCATCACTACACGAATTTCCGACAAATGTTACCGGTGAACAGCTGCTCGAAGCTCAGATTGCGGCAAACTTTCAAGAAAATTAGGTTTCCGGCATTCGGGGTGCTGATGATCTACACGGTGACGCTGTCGATTTTCCCGGGTTTTTTAGCGGAGAACATCAAATCCCAAGTGCTCAAGGATTGGTACCCGATCGCGCTGATCGCGACGTACAATTTGTCGGATTTCGTGGGGAAGGCGGCGACGGCGGTGTACGTGATGGAGGGGATCGAGGCGGCGACGTGGTGGTGCGTGGCGAGGTTGGCGCTGTACCCGCTGTTTGTTGGGTGTTTCCGGGGGCCGGAGTGGCTGAGGACGGAGGCGCCCGTGGTGGTGCTGACGTTGATGCTGGGGTTTAGTAATGGCTACCTTACTAGCGTTCTGATGATCCTGGCGCCCAAGGCGGtgccggaggcggaggcggaggtcGCCGCCATTGTTATGGCGGTGATGCTGGCGGTGGGGCTGGTGGCCGGCTCAGTCATAGGGTGGTTTTGGGTCATttga